The Nitrospinota bacterium DNA window TACTTCCAAATAATGGGCCGCTGGAAAAGGAGATCGACTTGAACTCGATTTTTCCGGATGCCGAGGCCGATCTCAACGCCTTGTTTCCAGATATGGAAATGAAACTTCTTTTAAAGAAAATCAATAAGGATAAAAAGGACCTGCATGCCCTGAAAGACCGCTTCCTGCTGGAAAACGAAGCAGGGGACGATGCGGAAGATCAAGAAGTCTAATGGGGAAATTTTAAAAGCTTAAAGCGGAGGTGGGGTCTGCCTTGATATTATGACAACAAATTCCGCATGGGACCCTGGTGCTCGAATTGCTTGCAGATGGATCTTAATTTGGGAAACACCGTTTTGTTCTGCACCTTCAACCATTGAATCTGCCGCGCATAGGGTTTCAGCCGTTTGAACGGTGGCAGGGTATCCAACTCCCCCCAGGGAACCCAGAACTCGGAATCGGAGAGGAGTTCATACGGATGAATATACACCATCGGCACGAACCCCTTGGAATGCGCTTCTTTCATGGTGGCAACCGTCATTTCTACGGGAAAGAATTTTAGATAGGTTCCGCCCGAACGGTAATTCATCCTCCCGCCAAACGATTTTTTCGCATAGACCGGAAATTCTTTTAAATTTGCATCGATGGAAAGAAAATAGTCCTTGACCGTTTCAGCGCTTTGCTGGTCATAAGGGACAAAGCTGGAATCGTATTCGAAGCGTTTGGCGATTTCTTTATAGATGCCCTTGTCCGTTTCCCGAATGGAAAATTCCGGCGCTCGAAACCCTCTAATCGTCTGGCCGCTGGCCTTGGTCAAAGACTCGATGGCGCGATCCAGATTTTTGGCAATAGACTCTATCGGGTCTCGGTACACCAGGTCATGATAATAATAATGGCAACCCACCTCATGGCCGTCATCACTGACCTGCTTGACGAGATCGGGCGCGAGATCCGCCAGAATGCCAGTGGTAAAAAAAGTCACCCCATTCTTAATTCCCAAATCATTGATGACTGATTTTATTTTTTCATAACTGATCCAAAGCGAATCGACATTCATCTCTGGATGGGCCAGCCCATGCTTGCGTTTATAGTCATGGGTGAAATCTTCAAAATCAATCGACAAATGAAATGGCAGGCGACTCATTTTTGAGCTTCCTTCCAGGCCACATCCATCACAAAGTCGTTGAGCACAAGATAGTCAATGCCAGAGTTCACAAAGGCCGTTACCGCCTGGGCGGGGGTATTGATGATCGGTTCTTGTATGTTAAATGAGGTGTTCAACAACAACCCAACACCGGTAATTTTTTCGAATTCATCGATCAAGTGCCAGTATCTGTAGTTGCCCGCCTCCGAGACTGTGTGCACTCTTGCGGTTCCGTCAATATGCGTCACGGCGGGAATCACACTTTTCTTATCTTCTCTCACCTTTGACACAATATTCATGAACGGGCTTTTCTGTTTGATTTCAAAGAAATCCTCCGCGCACTCTTCCTTGACGGAGGGAGCAAACGGTCGGAACAATTCGCGCTTCTTTATTTTTTCATTCATCAAACTCTGTATATCTTTGTTTCTCGGATCCGCCAGAAAGGAACGGTTGCCCAAAGCACGCGGGCCAAACTCCGCTCTCCCCTGAAACCAGGCGATCACATTGCCATCCGCAATTTTTTGGCTCACGAATTTGAATAGATTTTCCTCAGCGTATTTTTCAG harbors:
- a CDS encoding polysaccharide deacetylase family protein is translated as MSRLPFHLSIDFEDFTHDYKRKHGLAHPEMNVDSLWISYEKIKSVINDLGIKNGVTFFTTGILADLAPDLVKQVSDDGHEVGCHYYYHDLVYRDPIESIAKNLDRAIESLTKASGQTIRGFRAPEFSIRETDKGIYKEIAKRFEYDSSFVPYDQQSAETVKDYFLSIDANLKEFPVYAKKSFGGRMNYRSGGTYLKFFPVEMTVATMKEAHSKGFVPMVYIHPYELLSDSEFWVPWGELDTLPPFKRLKPYARQIQWLKVQNKTVFPKLRSICKQFEHQGPMRNLLS